DNA from Bos indicus isolate NIAB-ARS_2022 breed Sahiwal x Tharparkar chromosome 15, NIAB-ARS_B.indTharparkar_mat_pri_1.0, whole genome shotgun sequence:
TAATTTACATCATGCTAAActgaagcaaaatattttaacttgaaGGTTCTTTGctttatgaatttttataattttaactcaAATGGCTCattgtttctattatttctaAGCTGGAACACCCCTCTGCTTTACTTAAGGGTTATTCATAGATGTTTTTGGTTCTTTCCTGGGTGATGTTTTGAACTTAGAAATTGATGAtgacatatgttttaaaaagtccCATATTGCTTATGTCTGAATCAGCAGTAGACACATATACCTACACATATCTAATTTCCTCTGCAGTTTTGTTTGCTCATTCTACAGGTTTTCAGATTTCCCAGTGATTCGTCAGCTTGTTAGAACCATTTGTACATACTAGTTCAGCCTCATTGTGTTAAAGGTGTCATTTGAAACCACAAACGACTTCACCAGAAGGCctgttaaaatgaattttaacaaTTAATCTGAGATAAGGACTTGTGTTGACAAGAAGCTTGCCAACACATTTCCATGTGGTGACACATCCTGATCACTGTGTGAAACCATCCCTCTCTGAATGATAGCCTATAGGCAAGAGATTTGATGATTTTCCTAAGGAATTGATTTCTACTTTAATCTGAGGAACTTTTATTTATTCCCCTGAGAAATGTGCAACAGCGTGTTCTCATGTTCTTTCTGTGTTTTATCTTTTGcactgaaaaatgcaaataaatgaaatgaaataagaaattaataaactATTGAAGGTGTTTGATAGtaagcataatttttaaagttgaaaaatgGTGACATTGATTTTTATTgttcattaaaaatgtttctttgtggAGGAGAAAATGTTGTAATCACCCCAAGAAAGAGGCTGTTATCTTATCCTTCCCTTCATCTTCATAGTGACTAGTAACGTATGCTGCATTGTTGATGCCCAGTCAGTGTTCACGGatttaataacttaaaaattctAGTTTAAAATGGGGCCACTTCTAGATAAATATGAAGATCTAAAGTACAGTTAGCCTACTTTATTCTTTTCACCCACTttcaaacattaaataaaatatcacttgTTTTTAAACTTCTTGTTCAAGGAGTTCTTTTTTATTATCTAATGtgactttataaaaatgtattggtAAAAACAAATGCTTTCTACTGAACTGATTTCCTGTAAGCTTAATAGATGAATCAAAATTTTGGATGACTTTCACttactctaaaaataaaatgttgtacAGGGAAGAGGCTTagaacaaattattattttgcatTGCTGATTGAGCCTAAATCAAATCTTGAACTCAGGAAATAATCTATTGTGAGGATCTATTTGGCTCTGTTTTGGATAAAAGCATAATAAACTTCCCTCTAGTGATTGGCTACATTTGATAGgtttttctggttttctctgaGGTACTGGCTAATATAGAttatggcattttattttaagGATATCCCTTCCCTTCTCACCCTAATCTGTATTCATGCTCCTTCTGTTTGTCTTAGTGTGTTTTCTGACTTAAGTTTCTCTCTGACTCTTAGTCACTTAAATTAACTTGCGTTTTCAACAATTTGATCTATCTGAAAATCATGGCCCGTATTGCTCTATCCATTTACATCTACAAGGAATCAAAGACAGGATTCTGATTTCATAGTATTAAATGTGTGAAGTTCTAAAGGGAAtaatagactgctgctgctaaattgcttcagtcgtgtccgactctgtgcgaccccacagatggcagcccaccaggctcccccgtccctgggattctccaggcaagaacactggagtgggttgccatttccttctccaatgcatgaaagtgaaaagtgaaagtgaagttgctcagtcgtgtcagactcttagcgaccccatggactgcagcccaccaggctcctccgtccatgggattttccaggcaagagtactggagtgccattgccttctctgaataatagACTAGAGGCCCCTAAAGGACTGCTTTCTCGAGTCATTGGATCAAAGGTACTTCTATTGtttaaacttgaaaatgaaaatcaagacaCTTTAGAGTCCTAGTTTTCCTGAGCCCTCCCAGAGCTTTGGGAACCAAGCAGCTTTGAGAAAATATCTGAGAATGGAGAGAGTAGAGGTCATATTCCGTGGCAGTTAAATACATGCTGTCTTCAACCTACTGGCCGGGATTCAAATGCCAAGTAGAAGCGTTTTATTAACCATATCACCTTAAATGAGTATTtgacttctctgtgtctcagattATTCATTCGTAAAGTGAAAAACAAGTCTTCCAACAGTACCTACTTCATAAGGCTGTCATAAAGATTAGATGAGATAACACCTTTTAAGTCTAGCCTGCAGTAATCCCTCAATATGTTAGCCATTATATTGTATTCCattatattgtattctaacacattcTTCTATTTCTGCCTAGACCTGTAGGGAATTTGTGCAAGGCTCCATGTTGGTTGAGAGGTCACATCAGTGCTTTTAAATTCCAACCACAGCACTCAATCCGGTGGTGAGTCTTTAAGCTTGGTTCTGGTCCAATTCTGTGGCCTTCGGGTATACATAATATTTACCTCTTAGGTGCTCTggaaaaaatgaagtttaaaactCACCAGGTTACAAACATTCTGGAAACAAGACTAGGTTTCTCTTTATGGAAGTAAGTGTACTGTCTTGATAgtcttatcagaaaaaaaaaaaaagtagttgctCTCCTGCAAAGGGGAAAGTTTTTTTgccaagtgaagtgaaaatttTACTCTCTGGTTTTTCCCACAATAGCCATAAATACGCTGAGGCTGTTATTTTGCAAGATGGTTTTTGAGACCCTGCTGAAAGGAGAGAAGCCCTCGTATTAGATTTCCCTCAAATTCTACCACAAACCACACTTCtcgggaggaaaaaaaaaggcgcAATGTAAGCATGTTTACCTTTAACTGACTAGGAAGTTGAAACTTGTCCATAACTGATGACTCACCACAGTAGGTCTATAAAAGTAAAGGTACTTGTCTGGGAAAAGACAGCTGCCTCCAGGCGGATCGTCCAAGATGCGCCCAAGGGTCCTGGCTGGCTTCCTCTTCTTCAGCTGGACGGCTTGTTGGTCTCTGCCCCTTCCCAGTGATGGAGATTCTGAAGACTTGTCCGAGGAAGACTTCCAGTTTGCAGAGGTAGAGTATTTTAACAATTCCAGTGATGTGATATGTCTCATAAATGCCCTTCTCTTTAAAAGAGGGTCATTTTGCTCTCCTTTTTTTAGAGCTACCTGAAATCATACTACTATCCTCAGAATCCTGCTGGAATCCTGAAGAAAACTGCAGCAAGCTCTGTGATTGACAGGCTTAGAGAAATGCAGTCATTTTTTGGCTTAGAGGTGACTGGCAGACTTGATGATAACACCTTAGACATCATGAAAAAACCAAGATGTGGGGTCCCTGATGTGGGTGAATACAATGTTTTTCCTCGAACTCTCAAGTGGTCCAAAATGAACTTAACCTACAGGTAAATCATAGActattctttctttaatatttgttgcTTTCTGTAATATCAACTGTCTAATTTTCAGCACAAGCTACAGATTACAGAACACGTATGGTCCCATTGTTTTAAGTAGGCCTTAGATTTTAAACTGGACATTAAGTAGGTCTAGGAGTgactttgggcttccttggtggcttagatggtaaaggatctgcctgcagtgcagaggacctgggttagatacttgggttgggaagatcctctggaggagggcatggcaacccactctagtattcctgcttgaagaatctccatggatagaagtgcctggcaggctactgtcttggggttgcaaagagtcagaccaactTAGCAATTAAGCACAGAGCACACACTTTAATACCGTTGATGAGAATATCTTataatatctattatatattattGTTGCATTAAGCcagcattattttttttgcaaaactaaatatatttctttcagatataaaatcaaaataaaagagtagtttcaagaaaatttgaaaatgtaacAATCATATTTATTATGAGTGCTAAAAATGGAGAGTTTCACTCTCTTATGAACTTTACAGAGCTATTTCATTCGTTTAGACCATAGCAATACAAAACTTTTAGCATGGCAGCCATATAAGTTTTAGTAAACATCTAAACACTTTAAACTTAAGATGTCAAATATTTGGAGATACTCAAGTATCTAATCAAATTCTTCATGGCATTATATTCtttgatgagatggctggatggcatcactgactcgatggacgtgagtctcactgaactctgggagttggtgatggacagggaggcctggcatgctgcgattcatgggattgcagagttggacatgaactgaactgaactgatgacataaTAATTAAGAAGTTATTTGAAACAGTGGACCTCTAGCAGAACTTTTAGAGAAGTCATTGCGTTTTGAGTTGAAAAGCAGTACTCcaagaaaatatattctaaaagagTTTTCACTTACCAAAAATTTGATTCAAGCTTTTTCTGTTAAATAGAATTGTGAATTATACACCTGATCTGACTCATTCTGAAGTGGAAAAGGCCTTCAGAAAAGCCTTCAAGGTGTGGTCTGATGTGACACCTCTGAATTTTACCAGAATTCACAATGGCACTGCTGATATCATGATCTCTTTTGGAACTAAAGGTAATGATGCAGAataatttttgaacatttttctaTTCTACTATTGGCTCCattcttttattccttctttcagGTACTCATTAGTTTTTACAGAATTCAACAAAAATTCACCAAGCACCTGGGCTAGGCACTACTGGGTAAAACTCAATTCTTAACTCTTGTTTTTGTGTGCAGAGCACGGTGACTTCTACCCATTTGATGGGCCCTCTGGTCTGTTGGCTCACGCTTTCCCTCCTGGACCAAATTATGGAGGAGATGCTCATTTTGATGATGATGAAACCTGGACAAGTAGTTCCAAAGGTAATATTTCTTATAAAGACATAATTCATGATTATCAGATCCCATTAAAAAGAAGTTAAGAAGCATGCTGTAAATTATATTTggtatttgattatatttttcaaaaaagtttaaTAAGGATAATAATCTTAGTTTCTACAAATGGCATTTCGACAAGCCAATATGCAacattaaaaatgagcaaaatctaCTTAGTCTAGTGGCTTGAGGGATTCTAGCTAACTCTGAAATAGGATCAAAAGGCTTTCTGTTAACCAAGGTGTTATTATTGTGGATTACTTCTGACATGTGAAGAAGTACGGTTTATTACAAATATAAATCTAAAAACTATTAGTGCTAAATATGTAGATTATAAACAAGTTGGATGTGAattgaaatagttttttttcctttgtagaaatattaatggcacaaatCCAGTCCTACTTCTATTCTCTGTTATATGATTACTTCATTAGACTTGTCTATTCCACTGATTTTTACAAATACCACTCTAGTAAATCAGTACAGTTTCTTACTTCAGAAAGTCTGAGACAAACcagattaaaatgtatttacaaaagcaaaatgaaactgtTGAGAGAATTCAGTCAGTAGTTGAATCTTAAAGGCTCAAAAGAATTGAGGATGCTAATTTAGGTAGAAAAGCCAAATTATTCCAACTAGGGCTTAATTTTGGAGCTATATGGACTCTTAATTGTGATAGTTAGAGGGTAGTCCTCAAAAACATCTAgtctttattattcatttaaaaaaaggaattatttttccaaaaagtaAAACTGGGCATTGAATAATCAATGTCTTAATGCCTATGCCGCCATCTGTCTTTGGAGGAAAAGGTGGGAGTTTGCATATTTAAAGTCTGAATATATCACAGATAAGAATGGTTTTAGGAAGAAAGAGCAACACCTAGTATTGTTAAGGCGTAGTCACAGTAAGCCTCAGTTTTTGGTTCCTGCGTAAATTCTGGGTTTAATGAATGATCATGCTGCAGTCCGCACAGTTCACTAAGCTGATTACATTCTTTCTTCATGTATAGGCTATGATAGCAAAGGGTATTTAAGGTAAAACTGAAACCACCAACTCCAGctttcatgtgtctttttctttccatattttattgttttcctatttaaaatacCAGAAGAATCAAAAATTTGTGTGAAGAATGACTAAAGGAAATAATGTAAACACGGAGACACAGTGGTCGTTGACAGTAGAGGAAAGTCGGCCAATCGTGTCTAGAGTTTCTGCTTCTTTAAATTCTAGAGTATAGAGATATACTGGAAAGGAGCATTTGGTAGGAATTTGTTCTCAAGCAGATTCCTGGAGACCGCATTTAATGCATTCTCTGTGCTTGGTCATCATACCTTTGATTGCTGGCTCCTGTTTAGATGATTTTCTAGCAGCACCCTAGACATGTATCACCCTAAGTTTTTCCCCCATGAGTTTCCATTTAAGGTCATCACTCTCTACTTTGCTCACTGACATGAGAAAGCAAAGAGCAAATCAGGATTACTAGTGTCTTCACAGTAAAACCTTATTGATTGCTAATCAATCTGTTGATAATCTGTGTCGGCAGCTATAGTCAAAGGATTACCAAATTATTTATAATGattaaatcaacattttaaatcttcCTTTAAGCAACTGAATATCAACTTTAAAAACTGCGTCAAACAGACAAGGAGAAATGACGACATAATAAATAGACAAAGAAAAGAGTGTTTATTCTGTAAATTGGTCACTGGAGGACCAATTTTCTCAGTTCCTTTCTTTTATTACAGGCTACAACTTGTTTCTTGTTGCTGCCCATGAGTTTGGCCATTCCTTAGGATTGGACCACTCCAAGGACCCAGGAGCACTCATGTTTCCCATCTACACCTACACTGGCAAAAGCCACTTTATGCTTCCTGATGATGATGTCCAAGGGATTCAGTCTCTCTATGGTAACTACTGATACATCAGCTTGCCAGCAGAagacatatacacatttattttctaagttattAATGAATTTACCATCGCCAATATTACTGTCCTGGTTTTGCTATTAACACCTGGAGAATcatgctcatttttattttaaatatcaatctACCTGCTCAAGTAGAAAATATTCCATTCCCCAAAGTTTTTGTAGAATGTAACTccttgtatttgtattttatacatgGCAAGGTACATTTGATATCCTGACGATACCTCTGACAGAAgaaatggcaatattttattcttcatttgatgaatgaagaaactaaggctgtAGAGTTTAAATAGTATGTCTATAACAGCTGGGTGAAACACACTAGATAGGAACACAGCTTTTGGGGTAGCTTTCACAGTGAGAAAGTGAGATTTCAACCAGGTTTTATAAATTGTGGGTATTCTTTCAACTACTCCTGTTTACCACAGTAGAAACCATTCAAGTAGCCCATGGTAGTTTTTAACCAATATCTACAGTGAACAATTGTAagaatttcttcattttccttccaaattttcaataatatttacaaaatacttaAACCTCAacccaaacaagcaaaaatacCTACCATAAATAGTAGTACAGTCATCAGTGTAAACACTTCTAGAACACAGAGCTCAGACAATGGTCAGGCCAGCCCCAAGCTATTTTCTCTTCTGGATTGAAATCTACCCCAATAGCTCGTGAAGGCACAGGcaagaattttgcagtttttaCTATTTCTACTATATCTTGGCTGAAGGACTTCATGACAGAACTAATAGGACATAGGTAGTGAAAAAGAAGTTTAGAAtgattttatgtcctgcaacCCTTTTGCACTCACGTGAGCTGGTTGGAAAGTTACCAACACGTTACAAGTCATACCAGAGTGGTCGAAGGCCGGCTTTTCACTGAGATGCAGATACACAGTGATAAACTCTAAAGCAAGGTGAGCTGATGTTGGCAGCTGGTCAAGTAGGCTTGAGAAAGAGCCCAAAGGAGGGCTCCCACAGAGATGACGTGCCTCCAGAAATGTCTGTGAGAGCAATGTGTTTCTCAGGAGCAGTCTGTGAATAGGTTGTGCAAAGCATGGGGATAGTTTCCCCAAAGTCTCTTGCTCCCCCAGCCCGTTTCTATCACCAACCTCAAGAAAGCTGAATTTGAAGCTTAGATGATTCTCAAGggttttaaaagttgaaaacagAAGGGGAAGTCCCACAGGCAAGGCCGTGGTAgccctggaggaaggaggagggattaCGGGTTCTTTGGCGCATTATGTAGGAGGTGGCAGGACCCACTGCCCTCCCTGGATGAAGCCCTTCCTGCTCTCCATGGTAGGAGCAGGTCATCCTCAGTCACTTCCTTAACTCATTTCATGACTGCAGGTCCAGGAGATGAAGACCCCTACTCTAAACATCCCAAAACGCCAGACAAATGTGACCCTTCCTTATCCCTTGATGCCATAACCAGTCTCCGCGGAGAAACACTGATCTTTAAAGACAGGTACTCTTAGTATTACTTTATGAAACCTGCATGCGATGAACATTTCTGAAGTCATGTCTGAGATTACCAAAACATCTTGTCAGAATTCCAAAGGAGGTGAAGTTAGTAAAAATAACAGACCTTTGGACAGTTTATTTACATATatcagatgaaataaaataactgatGGATAAACATTTTACCTTTCAATGGATAATCTTGGCATTGTACAGCTTTCTTTGCATCTTTGGTTGtagtttttcttataaaaataaccaaatacATATAGgaatacaatttatttatttaacaaaacacAATAATTGAAATCAATTACTATATTAGTGAGTTGTTACTCATAATTTCACATGAATTCATTTTGGTATGGAAAAGCTTTGGTTCTGGTAACATATGAGCATGTTACAGCCTAAATCTATAGGTGATGAAAAACgaaatactaatttttaattCTGATACTGTTTTAATATCCTTATTTGTTCACTTACTCATTAATCCATTGTTTAATTATCTGTATTATTCTCTCATTTGTGATCTAATAGCATTCCTTCTTCTTCTATTATAGCTCCAATTTCATTTTGCTCCAGTATTTTCTCTTGTATCAGATTCCCCAGGTCATGAGCTCTTGGGAGCATAGCTTGTGTCAGTCATGTTTTCTTTCCAGAGCctgacacagtgcctggcatatttgCTTGCCACTTGCAAGATATGCAAAACTGACAAAAATGATCCCAACATACAAAGGGCCTGGAGCCTTCATAAAGGCTCCATGAGACTTTTCGACTTCAGTATTTAGGCTAGAGTTAAGACAGAAACAGCTTGTTTAACTGGCATTTAAAGGGAAGTGGAAATCTTGCCCCTCCACGGGTGGTAGGGAATGGTTGTATTTGGCTTATCTGTACTGATGTGGAGACAAGTGTCTAGCAGGATAGAAACACTGCACTCAAACAAATGATGCAAACTCTGTGTTTTACTTTGGTGTCAGATTCTTCTGGCGGCTGCATCCTCAGCAGGTTGAAGCAGAGCTGTTTTTAACAAAATCGTTTTGGCCAGAACTTCCCAACCGTATTGATGCCGCCTATGAGCACCCTTCCCATGACCTTATCTTCATCTTTAGAGGTAAGATTTCCACCAGCGAAACTTCGCATATGCCTGGAGCAGGCAGCGATGAACTTTAACTACCAGAGATTTAATAAAATGATCGTTGTAAAAAATATGTCTAAATTAAGAATCAAGTATAACAAAATGGAAGCCAGAAAGCACCCGAAACCTTTCTGAAACCAAATGTCCTCAATTTGACAAGTAAAAAGTTTGCATTATTACTCATATCCACTCTTTGTTTCTCTTAtttcctcttaaaaattatttgctgAGAAAATGTTATAACAATGTACATTTTtaacaattcaaaaaaaattattcataattcCTCCTTCTGAAAGgtcaatttattttctcactttattGTCTAGTCCCTAATCATATGTAAAACATACAGTAAACATTTCCATTCATAGTATgtatgcattttaatattttacttgttCCCTTGACACAGGTTCCCAAATTGCTATTCCAGCTGCGTGATCATAATTTGTATTAGCTACATAGATCCTACTAATGCTGTTTCTATTGTGTGACTATTATAATTAATGCTATAATAAAGTTACTTTTTAGAGAAGAAGACAACTTTTGTACCAGTATAAAACATGAGTTTTCAATCTAATTTCCTCTTCCTACTG
Protein-coding regions in this window:
- the MMP13 gene encoding collagenase 3; translation: MRPRVLAGFLFFSWTACWSLPLPSDGDSEDLSEEDFQFAESYLKSYYYPQNPAGILKKTAASSVIDRLREMQSFFGLEVTGRLDDNTLDIMKKPRCGVPDVGEYNVFPRTLKWSKMNLTYRIVNYTPDLTHSEVEKAFRKAFKVWSDVTPLNFTRIHNGTADIMISFGTKEHGDFYPFDGPSGLLAHAFPPGPNYGGDAHFDDDETWTSSSKGYNLFLVAAHEFGHSLGLDHSKDPGALMFPIYTYTGKSHFMLPDDDVQGIQSLYGPGDEDPYSKHPKTPDKCDPSLSLDAITSLRGETLIFKDRFFWRLHPQQVEAELFLTKSFWPELPNRIDAAYEHPSHDLIFIFRGRKFWALSGYDILEDYPKKISELGFPKHVKKISAALHFEDSGKTLFFSENQVWSYDDTNHVMDKDYPRLIEEVFPGIGDKVDAVYQKNGYIYFFNGPIQFEYSIWSNRIVRVMTTNSLLWC